The Moorena producens PAL-8-15-08-1 genomic interval AGACGCGAGACAACTTCCACCAGAGCAAATTAGTTCGTTCGTGATGCCTATGCCCTAAGAGAAAAGCTATTTGAATTTTCTCAATCCGCCGAAAATGCTGCTAGCACCGATAGCTCTACTACAGAGGATAAAGAAGAGAGCACAAAAGCGGAAGAGACGATAGATCAAGAGGTTCAGGATAAAAATTCACCAGACGATCAAGTTGCGAAAAATGAGGTTAATCGAGAAATAGGTGAATTTAACCAAAAACACGCTGGCACAATGGAGGAGATAGTGCGGGCGTCACTCAAGTAGGGTGGGTTCGATTACAAAAGATCTATCAAGACATTTTTTGACCGACTATCACCGAACGCACCATCCCTTACTGGGCTTCATTCATTTTTAATTTTTACTTTTGAACGTTGAATTAATCACTGAATCTTGCTAATAATTCCTCACGGGATAGCTGAGATAACTGTAAAATTAAAGCGGAAAATTCTTGATTAGATAAGGACAGCATTGGTTCAATAATTCCTCTAAGTTGGTCATCTAGTGCATTAAACCTCACTCTCAACAAGTTTTCGATAATCGCAGTGCGCTCCATCCTCAGACCCTGCTGCATACCTTGTTGTATACCTTGCTCTATACCTTGTTCTATACCTTGCTGCACACCTTGTTGTATACCCTGCTCTATACCTGACTGAGTAGCAGCTTCTAATTTTTCTAATAAAAGTGGTGATAAGCGCATAATTAACTCCCTGTCTTGCTCTTCTAAATCTTTACTTACTTCTAAGTTACTACGCAGAGAAGATAACAACAATAACGTATTTTCCCGAAATTGATTTGTTTCTGGCAGTGCTTCTAATTCATCAATGGCCTGTTGTTGGACTCTGCCTCTGCCTAACATTCTCAACCATAGAGTGTCTAAGGTCTTTGGTAATTTATGTATTACGACTAATCCAGTCCTCTGGAATGAGGGTAATAAATAAATTCCCTCACCCCAATAGTCCGGATCACTCTTAGCACCAAAGCCTTCTAATATTGCCGATGATGCTGTCGGGGTCAAAATCCATAATTTCGGGTAATTCTCCTCATTAAGCTTAGTATTCTCTCGATTCCCTTTACGAATAAAATCTGTGTGTACCTCTAATAATTTCAGTAGGCAAGTCCGAATTTCGTTAATAGTAACCGGATTTCTAAAGGGTTCAAACAAACAAGGCGTTGTAGCTAATTTCCCTAATAAGCCTAAGGCTTCTGGGGAAGTTGGTGGTTGATTGGCTGGGGCAAAAAATACATCGACTTGTCGGATTTCGCTGCGGATTTCTAGGGGAGCCTGACATTCCCCAAATTGTGATAATAATTCTTCTAAATAATCTTTGGCAAATTGGTCGTGAATAAATCGGGTCATAAGAGAAATAGTCTTGACATTTCAGTGCGATCGCCTGTAGGGTGTGTTCCCTGAAACCATTGCGACTGGGAGATTGATGGGTATTTGGGAACGCACCACCCCAACCGGAATCTGCGGTGGGTTGCGCTGTCGCGTTCCCCACCCTACATTCTATCTTGATGATTTGCTGAAGTGCGATCGCATCATCGATGGCGATCGGGTGGGGATTGCTTACACTGATGGGGATTGGTTAAAATTAATAAGAGGTTACTTATTGTCGGTAAGTAAAACCGTTTGCGCGTCTGACAAAGAAAAGAAAATGATTTGAGAGTATCGAAGCGCGAAAATAGGGTAAAATCCATGAAAATTACATATACATATTGGAAAGAAGCGGATGGGATGTTTTTGGGCTATTTGAATGAATTTCCCGATCATTGGACACAAGGGGTTGATCGTGAAGAATTAAAAGAGAACTTAGCTGTACTCTATAGAACATTTACTAGTGAAGAAATTCCCGGAATTAAGAGAGTCGCAGAACTTGAGCTTGCATGATTTGACGCGATTTAATTGCCTACTTATAAAAATCCGGTTGCTAAATGAATTCGACATGGTGGGAAACACGATATTTACCATAACCCAAATAACGGACAAACGGAACCAATTGGTAGGGTACGTTCGATTACACTAGCTCTATCAAGAGATTGTTACTATCCCTTTGCTAGAGCTAATCTAATAAAAACGACAGTGGACGACTCATATTCTGAGCAAAGCCAAGGAGCCCGCAATCCCGGTATTCGTAGAGTAATTTTCCCTGTGAATCGAATAAGAAGGTTCCCCCTCGCTGGGTCAGATAAGCCCCATTGGGTACATAAGTATTCCAGTGGCTTAAAACCTCTGTCATATTCCGCAGCCGCAGGGTTGCCAATTCAAAGGGTCTTTGAAAACCTTTGCCACCAGCCAGCCTGAAGAATGAGCCCTTGATAGGGGGAAGTGGTATACCTCGCACAACCTCCTCATCATCGAGCAACTGGGGAGCCTGACTATCGCCCCAATAGCCTCGAAATACTTCAGCTAGAGTGCCAGGACTACCAATACCCGCACACATCAGCAGCAAATTCAAGTAGGTATTTAGGCTTATTGAGAGCCCTGGTAGCTTGAGCGATAGTCCTGGATAAAGATTAAGCTGCTGGTGCAGCTGTGCATTGGGAGAGACAAACAACCAATCCCCAGGAAACCCCGTATAGTTACAGAATCGTTTACCAGAATCGCGATTACCAATACCAACAGCTCGTATTACTATACCCTCCCCCTGTAACTTTTTTGCTTCCCGTTGCAGCCACCAAGCGTATTCGAGACTGTCGAAATCTCCAAGTTGGGGCCAGACAAGTACCAGCTGGCGGGTGGCTGACTCACAACCGCTCAGAAGTGGCAGGATGACTCCATCACTTACCCGCTGGCACTGGGTCTGATTTAAGATTGTGTAAGGATTCATTTTAAACCGGTTGTTTTAAGGGGAATGTAGTATTAAAAGTAAAGCACGTTTGGACATTGGTTTGAGCTTTGCTATACCAAAGGGAACAGGGAACAGGGAACAGGGAACAGAGAGTAGGGAACAGGGAACAAAATTCTCACAATTCCTACACGGATTGCTATATGAAGCAAGCGAAGCTTCCGCTAAAAGCGATTGACCGTAGGTCACGCGGGGCGCGTTCGCTTCTTCTATAAATTGTTGAATTACTGCTAAATCAGGAGGCTGTTGGTGGGTTTCCATTGCCAGCCAAGGCAGATACTCAATCCTACCAGCAGGTCTACTCAAATTGCTGCCTCAATCAAAGGTATTTATCGGCCTCGATCGTAAATTCGGGACTTACTTCAAAGTACCATCGAGTTGAGCCTGGTACGATCGCCAATCAACTGAATGAATGAGCGATCGGGCTTTGGATATAATGGATTCTAGGTATCAAGGGAATAGATCGCTATCCAGCAGGGATAGGAGGTTTAATATGGTCTCAGCACCTACTGAAGAACCAGCAATCATTCGGACAGAGCGGGGATTGACAATCGCAGGTACACGCATCACTCTTTACGACGTGATGGATTACCTGAAGGCTCAGTATCCACAACAGTTGATCTGTGAAAAACTCGGTCTTAATCATGATCAGATTCGTTCAGCGCTAGCCTACATTGAAACTCATCATGTTGAGTTTGAAGCGGAATACCAAGAATGTCTCCAAACAGCAAAGGAAATTCGGCAATATTGGGAAGAGCGAAATCGAGAACGATTTACCAAGATCGCAGCAATGCCTCCGAAGCCAGGTCAGGAAGCCCTCCGTGCAAAACTCCAAGCATGGAAAGCGCGAATTGAAGCCCAGGCATAGCCATGAACTTTCTGATTGACTACAATTTAACTGGCGATGCTGTTCTATTTTGGGGAACACTCTCGGCTGAAGGATGGCTGGAACTGTTACCTATTCGCTTCTTTACATTTCAGGACGCTGACTTGCCAATGGATAGTAGCGATCGCGCCGTTTGGCACTTTGCTCAGAGCAACCAAATGATCCTGATTACCGCTAACCGAAATATGAAGGGAGAAGACTCTCTAGAGCAAACAATTCGTGAGGACAATACACCAACTTCGTTGCCAATTCTGACAATTGGTAACCCAGATCGACTTGACGAGAGTAGTTATCGGCAAAAATGCGCTACCCGATTGATTGAAATTGTGCTTGATCTGGAAAACTACCTGGGAGTCGGTCGAATTTTTATTCCGTAAATTCTTCAGCTTCCCTTATAAGTGCTGTTTTACTTAACCGGAAAGAAGCGATTGATTAGTACAATAAAATTTGGTAATAATGGAGAAGTTAACTCATCCTGATCAAATAAGGTAGCAACTAGAGTTAATTTTCCCTTGTCTCGGCGATATACTTCTACTTGCTTGCGAAAACGATCGACAATCCAATATTCTTTTACCCCTTGAACTGAATATAATTTTACTTTCACTTCGCGGTCGCGTTTTTCATTTTCTTTACCAAAAGAAATTACTTCCACCACTAATTCAGGTGCTGCGGTCAGATGTCCGGCTTCATCTTCTATTTGAGCTAATCTTTCTTGGCTTACCCACACTACATCAGGAATCACATTATCGGCATCTGAGAAGATAATTCCGGGAGTAATAATGGTTTCTCCATTACCTGTTGATTCTGACCAATTATTCAAATAACTAAAAATTCTGCCACAAATTTGTTGATGTCGTCGGTGAGGCGTTCGAGTCACAAATAATTCTCCATCAATTATTTCGTAGATTGTCCCTTCAGAGTGAGGCAATAGTTCTAAATCATCGATTATCCAACTGACTCGATCAATCGTTTCAGTCATACCAATTCTCCTGAGTTAATCTATCTTAATTTTATCAATTTTGGCAGATACGCTAATCTCATGTCGGGATAATTACCCTGCTGAGCATCGCGAAACGGTTCCAAAGGAACATCGCGCTCATTGTTTGAATCCCCCAAGCCCTGTCTTGATGCAGCGCTGCTCCGAAGCTCCCTACTCCCTACTCCCAGATCCGCTGTTCCCTGTTCACTGTTCCCTAAAACCCCGGACAAAAGTATCCACCTTTTTCATAACGGCCATAATTCAGTTTCCTTAGCAACACCTAATCAACTTCTCAGTTAACGGTCACTTCCTCCTCAGTTAATACCTGCATTCTAGTAATTAAGCGATGCAGCGCCTTCATGCGGGGGTTTCCACGGGGCTGGAGAGCGATGCAGCGCGGTCTTGGGGGTTCCCCCCATGAGCGACTGCATCAAGACAGGTGCGGACGCAGGTTCCGCACACAGACCCAAAACCATGAGCGACTGCATCAAGACAAGATAACCAGTTAAGCAATTGGACTAATCAACTCTAGGAGGAACAAAGATGAAACGTCTCGTACTTGGCAGCTTAGGCACGTTGTTGATTGCCACCGCTACCACTCCCGTCTTAGCATCGGAAATCGCTGCAAACTCCACCGCCAGCGGTAATAATATTGTCGAAGTTCAACCTTTTAACCTCGTCTATCTCGCTTATCAAGGCTACTTTGCTGACCAAGGTATTCCCAGTAATGCTGCTTTAATCAGCGCTATAAAAAGCAATAAAGTTACCGCAAAAGACCTCGTAGAAAGTGCTATTGCAAGAGGAAGATTATCCCCGGAAACTATCAATGATTATAGCTATCTGGGTCATGTTAAAACTCAACTCTTCAACCTGAGTAATACTTAATACTTAGACTTAGATCTGGCACCAGTCCATTCATATCCTACCTTAGCCCCTATTATACCCCAATTCTGGAAAAATTTAACATCATTAACTCCCATAATTGGGGGCAGGGGGGCGCTGATCAGCCGATAACTCTAAGTGTTCAAGATTTCAGTCATACCTAACTCTCCATTTGGCCTAAACAAATGAATGTGCGGTGGAAGAAATTACTGGTAAAACTAACCCTGTGGCTCATAGTTGAGGTTGGCCTTAACGTAATGGGACTCGATGACATTGCAGACTATGGCGAGTTTGTCTTTGAGCGAAATTCTACGGTCTTGATTAGTTAAGGGCAATATCAACTTAAAACAGGGGGAATAAGGGTTTCTGGCTTTGGATGCACTGGGGCTGGGAGCTCCCTTCTTGCTTGTTTTTGACATCGAAATTGTGGGGTTCATAGCTCGAACTGTTCTGGATCTATGCCCTTTGCTTTTAACTGCGACCGCAAGGCTTGCAAGGAAGCTTCTGCCTGTTCTGCTCGTTGTGATGCCTGTTGTTTTTCCAGCCTTTCAAGCTCTAAAGCTTCTAAATGCTGCTCTGCTCCATCTGTGAGCATGAATGAGGGCATGTTCAGGACTGGATGTTGTTACGTGCTTTCTGCTTAATATCTGCAAAAGTGCTGGGGGAGAATTCACCCCGTTCAGCCGCTTCTATTCTCGGCTTGAGAAAGGCAGACAGTTGAGCCAGGGCTTCTTCGGAGCTTAGTTCTGGGTTGATGGGCACATCAGGCAGAGAGCGTTCAAGGACATATTCCTTAATAGTTTTGCCGCTCAGGGCTGCGTTCGCGAAGCGGTTCTAAAGGAACATCGCTTTGAGCTTCTGATGCTGTTCTGGGGTGATCTCAATAGAAAGCCTAGGCATGGGAAATCCCTATGTTGTTGAACAACTGTACAATAACAACTTTTGTTGCTTTTCCGCGTCCCCGCGTTTCCCCTCTCCCCATTGATGTTTAAGAAAACATCACCTTACGTGACATACTCCTACACTGACTCTTCGAGTTCAGTGTAGGCTTCTTGCCAACTCCACCCAACGGTTCGGATACTCGGCAAGCTTTATTAACGACACGGGATGCCCCTCCGCGCCGGAACAATACAAAAATTCGATTTTTTCCCTAGTAAATAGCTGACAAACCAGCATTTTCGGCTTTGTTTATCAGTACATATATTATAGCAATTCCATACATACCCTGTGCAAAATTCATCCCACACCTAATGCGTAGCATAGGTGTGGGATGAATTTTGCCGGACAGCTAACTAAATCCCTTCCATATCACTCATAAGACGCGATGGTATATGCATTTTATGGGCATACAGGACTTCCACCAGGATGGTTGCGTTATCTTCTAAGCGGAACAGCACCGCATGGGGAAAACCTTGCAAGCGCCATTTTCTGAATTGATAGACTTGCAGATCCTCGTATCCTTCACCGGCATCGTAGAGAGCGCAAGCATAGGGATTGTTTTTGATGAAATCCAAGGCTTGCTCTACGGCGGCGATGAATCGTTCGGCCACATCTACTCCAGCACGATTTTTGTAATTCTGTGCATAGTCCCGCCACTGTCGCATAAACAGGGCACTTTTTTGCATGGAGAATGTCATCGTGCTATTTAACTGAGGCTATGGCGAATGGTGTCGGCATCATCCTCTGTCAGAGGGGTATAACTGTTCTCCTGGAGAGACTGCCGCAATAAGCTGTTTATGGCGTATCGTTCAGCCGCAGCAGTTTTTTCCATATGTTTGCGAATGAGATCCCGAACAAATTCACTGGGGGTTTCGTATAGCCCGTTTTCTCCTGTCATCTCGGCGACAAATTGCGCTAGCGGTTCCGGCAATGTAGCGTTGATGCGTTTGGGGGGCTGATTGTTCACAGACGGCATAGCAAGCTCCTTGACAGCAAGTGTTTATCAAAACTGTAACATTACATCAGCTAAAGGGCAATATTTCGCATATATTGCCCTTTAGCTGTCACCAGTCACACAGTCACTGCCTACTCCCTACTCCGAACGCGCCCCGCGTGGCCTACGGCCTCAGCTCTCTACTCCCTAAAACAATGAAGTTCCTAGGCTTCCATCAAACTAATCCCGGTAAGAGTAGCTTTCTTAAAGTTCGTTCCTTGAATATCAGCGTAACTAAAATCTGCTCCTGAAAGGTCTTTCCCCTGAAACGATTGACCTCTAAGATTTACCCCTTGGAAATCCCGTTTCCCTGCTGCATATCGTCTCAGAACTTCTTTAGCTTTCATCAGCGATAATCATATATAGGAAAGGCAACAGTGAAAAGGAAGTCGGTAAGTTTAATTCTAATATAATTACTATGATAAACCCTTGTTGTCAATCAATTGGTAATAATTCTTAATAAACCCCTATTGATTGTGTTTATTAACTTACAGACTGTTCCAGACAAATATCCAGGGATAGGTTGTCGTAGCTGAAACCGACTTCTACCATTGCGATCGCATTAAGTTCTAGATAGGGTGCATCTCATTTTTGCTGTTTCACCTGATGGTGCGTTACGGTGCGGGCTATTTCAACAAGGGGCGAAGAGGGGGAAAATCATGACTCGCCCGCCCCTAACGCACCCTACACCTTAAACCAAATAACCTTAAACCAAATAACCTTCAACCTTCAACCTTCAACCTTCAACCTTATAAACCTTCAACCTTCTAAACCTTATAAACCTTCAACCTAAACACTTCACCCAAGCCTCTCTTACCTCAGGTGAACCATACCAAAGCCCCTTCCTTCTTGGAGAATGCAGCACCTGATCAAGAGTAATATTAGTGGCTCCAGCCAAATGAGCAGCAGCAATGGGAGTAATCCCATCTCCCCAGCAATTCCCTTCTCCACAAGTGAGCTTGTAACTGTTGTAAGCCAACCAGCTGCCTAAACGTCGCTTACCATAAATAGCCTTACCAGCGACACAAATATAATGGACATCTTGGTGAAACGCCCCTGGATAGTTATCATTCACAAAATCAAGATTGCGTTTAGTCCAACGTTCCTGACTGAGATGGGGTGTACCCAGAGTCACTAAAGTAGAGATATAGGAATGAGCATTCCATAACCCTACCGAGTCATCAGTAACATCTCCATGAATCGTGTAAGGCTTTTCTCCTAGATATATCCTGGCAATCCAGCCACCAGCAGAGTGACCGATTAAATTAATCTGTGACGTGTTATGCTTCTCCAACTGTTGTTTAACAGCTTGGTCGATTTTTCGCAAAATTGGCACCACAGAGCGACCACCGAGGGTAGGAAACCAATCCTGTTGGCGTATTGGTACAGTAGTTGCGGCAATCCCTAGCTGTTGTAGTGATTGTTCTAAATCACGGTATTCACTAGCGCTAGCAAAATAGCCCGGTAAAATAACAGTTGGTAATGGCATCGGTGGTAATTTTAAATTTTATAGATAATTTTAAACTTTTGTGAAACTAGGTACACTTTATGGTATAAGTGTTGGTCCTGGGGATCCTGACCTGATCACCCTCAAAGCACTACGTATATTGAAACAGGCACCAGTAGTAGCCTTTCCTACTGGAGTCCGTGGAAAACCAGGAATGGCTCAACAGATTGTCGCTCAATGGTTGGAGAATCATCAGGTGCAGTTACCCTTGACATTTCCATATGTGCAGGATACCGCTATCTTGACCCAAGCATGGCAAGTTGCTGCTGAGCAAGTCTGGAATTATCTAGGATTAGGGCAAGACGTAGCATTTGTGTGCGAAGGAGATGTGAGTTTTTACAGCACATTTACCTATTTGGCACAGATGCTACAACAGTTGCATCCTCAAAGCCTGATTCAAACTGTACCAGGGGTATCTTCCCCCATGGCTACAGCATCGGTGTTGGGATTACCCTTGACCATTCGTGATCAGCGCCTGGTGGTGCTACCAGCTCTCTATAATGTCGAAGAACTGGAAAAGGTTTTGACTTGGGCAGATGTAGTAGTCCTGCTCAAAGTCAGTTCGGTTTATAAGCAGGTGTGGCAAGTGCTGCATCGACATCAGTTGTTGGAAAATGCCTATGTGGTAGAACGAGCAACTCTACCGGAGCAGGTGATATATCGTAATTTATGCGATCGCCCTAATCTGGCATTACCCTATTTTTCTCTGCTAATTGTTAAGGTAAACCAATAGATAGCAAACCAATAGATAGCAATGTTTCAGCCATCGATGTAGTTGTTATAGCTAGCCCCAGCACGATCGCTCAATAGATTTGCCAAGACTGAATTGAATAAGCATCTCCTCAGCCGAGAGCTTATTAGCAACTATGGAAATAAGTGAAAAATAACTGCCATGTCCGATGCTTCTTTAATTAAAAACATCCCAGAAATGCTAAGTCACCCCCTAGTGATTTCTGTTACCGCCTCTCTGGGGGTTCATATGCTAATCGTACCGATCTTAGGTGATTTGTTGAAGAATCAAAAGCCTAAGGGAGACTCAATGGTGCAAGTGTTGGAGTTAAGCCCTCAACAACTGAGCCGTGTGCCCAAGTCGGCTGCACCACCACTGACCCTGCCAGCTCTACCTAATGCCAAGACTCCAAGCAATCCCTCCATCCCTTCGTTATTTAGTGCTTTCCCACCCCCTCCACCACCGCTACCTTCAATACCTCCTCTCAAGCCCCTGAAAAAAATTCCCACACCCCCACCTCTGAGATCCTTACCGATAAAACCCTTACCCACAATTGGTAAGTATCCTTTACCACTGCTAAACCGCCAAAGACCGGTTATCACCAGAGGGTCTTTCCCGATCCAGCTACCACCAAAACCCAGGACACCACTACCAGCCCCACCACCGCGACCTCAGTTCAAATTCGATACAGAGTCTTTGAATCCAGGTTCCTTCCAGACCGGTTCCTTGCCAGTATTTGGGAATTCTAGCAACCAGATTCCTGACCCATTAGAGGTTCCTAACCAACAGCCACCGGTATCGGTTACTCCACCTCCTCCACCACCACAATTTTCCATCACCCCTCCTCCTTCTGAGCCTACTAAACCAGTACCTTCTAGTGCTGTTGCGATCGCACGACAACGTCAGAACAATTTAGTAGCTCAAGTG includes:
- a CDS encoding pentapeptide repeat-containing protein, coding for MKAKEVLRRYAAGKRDFQGVNLRGQSFQGKDLSGADFSYADIQGTNFKKATLTGISLMEA
- a CDS encoding peroxiredoxin-like family protein — protein: MNPYTILNQTQCQRVSDGVILPLLSGCESATRQLVLVWPQLGDFDSLEYAWWLQREAKKLQGEGIVIRAVGIGNRDSGKRFCNYTGFPGDWLFVSPNAQLHQQLNLYPGLSLKLPGLSISLNTYLNLLLMCAGIGSPGTLAEVFRGYWGDSQAPQLLDDEEVVRGIPLPPIKGSFFRLAGGKGFQRPFELATLRLRNMTEVLSHWNTYVPNGAYLTQRGGTFLFDSQGKLLYEYRDCGLLGFAQNMSRPLSFLLD
- a CDS encoding type II toxin-antitoxin system RelE/ParE family toxin — translated: MTFSMQKSALFMRQWRDYAQNYKNRAGVDVAERFIAAVEQALDFIKNNPYACALYDAGEGYEDLQVYQFRKWRLQGFPHAVLFRLEDNATILVEVLYAHKMHIPSRLMSDMEGI
- a CDS encoding DUF5615 family PIN-like protein, which encodes MNFLIDYNLTGDAVLFWGTLSAEGWLELLPIRFFTFQDADLPMDSSDRAVWHFAQSNQMILITANRNMKGEDSLEQTIREDNTPTSLPILTIGNPDRLDESSYRQKCATRLIEIVLDLENYLGVGRIFIP
- a CDS encoding Uma2 family endonuclease, with the translated sequence MTETIDRVSWIIDDLELLPHSEGTIYEIIDGELFVTRTPHRRHQQICGRIFSYLNNWSESTGNGETIITPGIIFSDADNVIPDVVWVSQERLAQIEDEAGHLTAAPELVVEVISFGKENEKRDREVKVKLYSVQGVKEYWIVDRFRKQVEVYRRDKGKLTLVATLFDQDELTSPLLPNFIVLINRFFPVK
- a CDS encoding esterase/lipase family protein, which gives rise to MPLPTVILPGYFASASEYRDLEQSLQQLGIAATTVPIRQQDWFPTLGGRSVVPILRKIDQAVKQQLEKHNTSQINLIGHSAGGWIARIYLGEKPYTIHGDVTDDSVGLWNAHSYISTLVTLGTPHLSQERWTKRNLDFVNDNYPGAFHQDVHYICVAGKAIYGKRRLGSWLAYNSYKLTCGEGNCWGDGITPIAAAHLAGATNITLDQVLHSPRRKGLWYGSPEVREAWVKCLG
- a CDS encoding flagellar assembly protein H; protein product: MTRFIHDQFAKDYLEELLSQFGECQAPLEIRSEIRQVDVFFAPANQPPTSPEALGLLGKLATTPCLFEPFRNPVTINEIRTCLLKLLEVHTDFIRKGNRENTKLNEENYPKLWILTPTASSAILEGFGAKSDPDYWGEGIYLLPSFQRTGLVVIHKLPKTLDTLWLRMLGRGRVQQQAIDELEALPETNQFRENTLLLLSSLRSNLEVSKDLEEQDRELIMRLSPLLLEKLEAATQSGIEQGIQQGVQQGIEQGIEQGIQQGMQQGLRMERTAIIENLLRVRFNALDDQLRGIIEPMLSLSNQEFSALILQLSQLSREELLARFSD
- a CDS encoding ribbon-helix-helix domain-containing protein, whose translation is MPSVNNQPPKRINATLPEPLAQFVAEMTGENGLYETPSEFVRDLIRKHMEKTAAAERYAINSLLRQSLQENSYTPLTEDDADTIRHSLS
- a CDS encoding precorrin-2 C(20)-methyltransferase; translated protein: MKLGTLYGISVGPGDPDLITLKALRILKQAPVVAFPTGVRGKPGMAQQIVAQWLENHQVQLPLTFPYVQDTAILTQAWQVAAEQVWNYLGLGQDVAFVCEGDVSFYSTFTYLAQMLQQLHPQSLIQTVPGVSSPMATASVLGLPLTIRDQRLVVLPALYNVEELEKVLTWADVVVLLKVSSVYKQVWQVLHRHQLLENAYVVERATLPEQVIYRNLCDRPNLALPYFSLLIVKVNQ
- a CDS encoding DUF433 domain-containing protein yields the protein MVSAPTEEPAIIRTERGLTIAGTRITLYDVMDYLKAQYPQQLICEKLGLNHDQIRSALAYIETHHVEFEAEYQECLQTAKEIRQYWEERNRERFTKIAAMPPKPGQEALRAKLQAWKARIEAQA